TCAGCAATTACCAGAACACGGCAGAAACGGCACGAGAACGAAACATAGCTACAGTACGAGTACTGGATCGACAAAGGCATCGGATCAGCCGCTCATTAACACGTGCATCATTCGTTCGGCTTGCCTTTGAATATGCACCAGATATTAACTACTCAGCGCATTCAAAAATTGCTATCGGTGGAATGGATAAAGTATGTCAATATTGTCAGGCATTGAAATTTCGGAATGAAGCAGCCGGCATGTGCTGCGCATCAGGAAAAGTTGTGCTGTCACCTCTACCCGCTCCGCCGGAGCCTTTATTATCCCTTCTTACTGGCAATTCAGATGATTCCAAATTATTTTTGCGTAAGATACGCAAATTTAATTCTTGCTTACAAATGACGTCATTTGGGGCAACTAAAATTTGCGATCGTGCATCCGATGGACGTAATTTTGAAActacattcaaaattcaaggcCAGGTGTACCATAAAATCGGATCACTGATGCCAATGCCTGATAACAAtccgaaatttcttcaaatttattttatgggCGATTGTGAAGAGCGCGTGACGACTCGGTgcctgtataattttattgaacaaGCAGAGGAAAGAGCAATTGTGAtattattggaaaattttttagaagaTCACAATCAActaattcaattgatcaaaAGAGTTTCGCCACGACTGCAAAATGACAATTATCAAATCGTCATAAAAGCCGACAAAGTACCATTAGGTGAACATGCTGGTAGATTCAACGCTCCAACTGTTGATGAGGTTGCTGTTATCATGGTTGGTGATCCAGCTGACAAAAGATCTATAAAAATTACACGGCGAGACAACACTGTCAGTACGATTTCGGACATACACCGTTCATATGACACACTACAATATCGATTGATATTTTGGCAAGGACAAGATGAATATCACATTAATATCAAACAGTATGATCCAAATACCGGTAAATTTGACAATTATCTATTTACTTTCTTACTGTATGTATAgattttaatttcgtattgcattttattttttatttttttaggtGATTACAGAAATAATAAAGTTAGCTCAATGAACTACTACGCACACCGAATAATGGTTAGACAACATCAGGACAATTATATTACGCGTCTCGTTCTCGATGATTTTACTTGTAGTAACGTCAGTTGCGGcatatttcacaattttcagagtttttttttttttttttgtgtgagGGCACCCCTGACTGCGCCTCTGGTGCTATCCGGTGGCGCCCTCTATCCTCATATCGTTTTGTTGTGCGACACGAACAACGAGTAAGAGTACGAAGAATCCGAATTATACACAAATTAGCAAGAATTCCGAAGACGCAAATAtgtcgaaagaaaagaaaagaaagaggtcGAGGTCGAGATCTAACGAAAGGAAGAGGACTGAGGAGACGAGGTTCCAAAATATGCAAACGCAATTGGATAACCTCACTAGCCTTGTGGTCGAGCTGACGCAGAGCATGGCAGCGCGTGAACCCACGCcgccaaaagaaaagaatgaccAAGATTCCCTCCCAGGTAAGAATTATACAGGTTCatcgcccccctcccccgttttgtctgctattttttctcttctctttcggaATCGGCATTGAGAAAATTCTCGCAGTAAGACCAAACAAACCTCGACAAGTTCCACACGAACTTTAGAGGTTAGGTTGCACATCTCGATAAATTCCACACGAATTTCCGAGAAGATGACGGTAAAAAATTGCGTAATCTTCAACTAGAAGATATATCGCCCTGTCAGCGTCAATGAGACAATGACGAACCAATAGGTCAACTCTACCGCTCCcccttttcttcttattttctcaacaGGAAAACAGAATGAGggggagaatgaaaatatgacGGGAAGTACCACCGAAACTCCCGAAGAGCAAAACCCCTCGCCTGAAACCAACAAGGTATCAGAGGAAGGGGAGATCGTGGAGCTCGAGACTTGCGAACGAGCTGCAAGGAAAGAAAACTTTCTGGACTTGCTGGGCGAAGACCCAACAGCCTCAAAAGAAATCAAGATTGCGTTCGACGTAGACTTACAGacaaggtggaaaaaatggaTGGAAGATGGGTGTCCAGAGGAAACCAAGAAAAAGACccttgaaaaatatccgagGAAAGCAGAACTGTACACGGAAGCCCCAATGATAAATCCAGAAATCGTTACCACGATGACGGATATAGGGAAAAAACGTgaccaacatttcgagtacaCGCAAAACTGTGTAGGCTCGGGTATATCTGCCATTGGGGGAGCGATCTCCATGATTCTTAACCCACCGGAGGACGGGGTTGACGAGCAATTGCTCCTCGAGTACCTCTGTGATGCAGGAAAGCTATTCACGGACGTGCATCACCAGCAAACGGTGGCGAGAAAGTCGTTTATCACGCCAATGCTAAACAAGTCAATGAAACCGATAATCGACGCAGCAAAATCGGATGTATGGCTGTATGGCGAAAAATTCGCTGAGAGGTTGAAGGAGGCAAAAACCGTTGAAAAAGCGTGCGCCGATCTCAAATCGGCGGAAAAACCATccgaaaagaataaaacacGGACCCAGGGAAACTGGAAACACCCACCTGCAAACTATCGTCAGGTGGGAGGAACTCAAAAACGACAATCAATGAAGTTCAAGCAGAAGCCGTACA
This region of Athalia rosae chromosome 7, iyAthRosa1.1, whole genome shotgun sequence genomic DNA includes:
- the LOC125501911 gene encoding uncharacterized protein LOC125501911, whose product is MSKEKKRKRSRSRSNERKRTEETRFQNMQTQLDNLTSLVVELTQSMAAREPTPPKEKNDQDSLPGKQNEGENENMTGSTTETPEEQNPSPETNKVSEEGEIVELETCERAARKENFLDLLGEDPTASKEIKIAFDVDLQTRWKKWMEDGCPEETKKKTLEKYPRKAELYTEAPMINPEIVTTMTDIGKKRDQHFEYTQNCVGSGISAIGGAISMILNPPEDGVDEQLLLEYLCDAGKLFTDVHHQQTVARKSFITPMLNKSMKPIIDAAKSDVWLYGEKFAERLKEAKTVEKACADLKSAEKPSEKNKTRTQGNWKHPPANYRQVGGTQKRQSMKFKQKPYTGRPQPRPSSRTSSQTRRK